The Oryzias melastigma strain HK-1 linkage group LG3, ASM292280v2, whole genome shotgun sequence genome contains a region encoding:
- the kcna4 gene encoding potassium voltage-gated channel subfamily A member 1, whose translation MEFAMVGADGGCNSHLPYGYAQARARERERERERQAAQSRAAAAAAATEGGSAAEGGGGGGGHGGGSISTTTTSSSAHLLNNRQHQSRAASSSISGGGTASRPSSSSSSTSSWHQQEPEQQQRVLRERKKQRGVGRWRRNRATLGGDLRHSELALLGSEEDIMIEEEEEEEEAEEEEEQRQQGGRGDKSFLCNMDEDEETVSITDRRPQSGYESAYSECGGCCERVVINVSGLKFETQLKTLTQFPDTLLGDPDKRIRYFDPLRNEYFFDRNRPSFDAILYYYQSGGRLKRPVNVPFDIFSEEVKFYELGEEAILKFREDEGFVKEEEKPLPEDEFKRQIWLLFEYPESSSPARGIAVVSVLVIVISIVIFCLETLPEFRDEKEYLQPRHNSSEPDHGFTPFNDPFFIVETVCIIWFSFEIIVRFFACPSKTAFFKNIMNSIDIVSILPYFITLGTDLAQHQGNGQQAMSFAILRIIRLVRVFRIFKLSRHSKGLQILGHTLRASMRELALLIFFLVIGVILFSSAVYFAEADEPTSQFTSIPDAFWWAVVTMTTVGYGDMKPITVGGKIVGSLCAIAGVLTIALPVPVIVSNFNYFYHRETDNEDQTPVVESMPPGCPYFPDFLRKFKGSPSGSSLGDKAEYMEMEEGVTESLCGLDKSPSKGNGTDISRKNSTNSKSIQTDV comes from the coding sequence ATGGAGTTTGCCATGGTGGGCGCGGACGGCGGGTGCAACAGTCACTTGCCATACGGGTATGCCCAAGCGCGGGCGCGTGAGAGGGAGCGCGAGCGAGAGCGCCAGGCGGCTCAGTCCAGAGCGGCCGCGGCTGCGGCGGCGACCGAGGGGGGTTCTGCTgcggagggaggaggaggaggaggaggccacGGAGGGGGGTCCatctccaccaccaccacctcctcgAGCGCTCATCTCCTTAACAACCGCCAGCATCAGTCTCGCgccgcctcctcctccatcagcgGCGGCGGCACCGCCTCgcgcccctcctcctcctcctcctccacctcctcctggcACCAGCAGGAGCccgagcagcagcagagagttCTCAGAGAGCGGAAAAAGCAGCGCGGCGTCGGACGGTGGAGACGCAACCGGGCGACTCTCGGCGGAGACTTGCGCCACTCGGAGCTGGCGCTGCTCGGATCGGAGGAGGACATCATgatagaggaggaggaggaagaggaggaagcagaggaggaggaggagcagcggcAGCAGGGGGGCCGGGGAGACAAGAGCTTTCTGTGCAACATGGATGAGGATGAGGAGACCGTGTCCATCACGGACAGGCGCCCCCAGTCCGGCTACGAGAGCGCCTACAGCGAGTGCGGCGGCTGCTGCGAGAGGGTCGTCATCAACGTTTCAGGTCTGAAGTTTGAAACTCAGCTGAAGACTCTGACTCAGTTCCCTGACACTCTGCTGGGAGACCCCGACAAGCGCATCCGATACTTCGACCCGCTCAGGAACGAGTACTTCTTCGACCGGAACCGGCCGAGCTTCGACGCCATCCTCTACTACTATCAGTCGGGGGGGAGGCTAAAAAGACCCGTCAACGTGCCGTTCGACATCTTCTCCGAGGAGGTGAAGTTCTACGAACTCGGGGAGGAGGCGATCCTGAAGTTTCGGGAGGACGAGGGCTTcgtgaaggaggaggagaagcccCTGCCGGAGGACGAGTTCAAGCGTCAGATCTGGCTGCTGTTCGAGTACCCGGAGAGCTCCAGCCCGGCCCGGGGCATCGCCGTGGTGTCCGTGCTGGTCATCGTCATCTCCATCGTCATCTTCTGCCTGGAGACGCTGCCGGAGTTCAGGGATGAGAAGGAGTACCTGCAGCCGCGCCACAACTCCTCCGAGCCCGACCACGGCTTCACGCCCTTCAACGACCCCTTCTTCATCGTGGAGACCGTCTGCATCATCTGGTTCTCCTTTGAGATCATAGTTCGCTTCTTCGCGTGCCCCAGCAAGACCGctttcttcaaaaacatcatGAACTCCATAGACATTGTCTCCATTTTGCCTTACTTCATCACCCTCGGTACGGACCTGGCGCAGCACCAGGGCAACGGCCAGCAGGCCATGAGTTTCGCCATCCTGAGAATAATCCGCCTCGTGCGGGTGTTCCGCATCTTCAAGCTGTCCCGCCACTCCAAGGGGCTGCAAATCCTGGGTCACACCCTGCGCGCCAGCATGCGGGAGCTGGCGCTGCTCATCTTCTTCCTGGTCATTGGGGTCATCCTCTTCTCCAGCGCGGTGTACTTCGCCGAAGCGGACGAGCCCACCTCCCAGTTCACGAGCATCCCCGACGCGTTCTGGTGGGCCGTGGTCACCATGACGACGGTGGGCTACGGGGACATGAAGCCCATCACCGTCGGGGGGAAGATAGTGGGCTCCCTGTGCGCCATCGCGGGCGTGTTGACCATCGCGCTCCCGGTGCCTGTCATCGTGTCCAACTTCAACTACTTCTACCACAGGGAGACCGACAACGAGGACCAGACGCCCGTGGTGGAGAGCATGCCTCCGGGGTGCCCGTATTTCCCCGACTTTCTAAGGAAGTTCAAAGGCTCGCCCTCGGGCTCCTCGCTCGGGGACAAAGCGGAGTACATGGAGATGGAGGAAGGGGTGACGGAATCGCTCTGCGGGCTGGACAAAAGCCCCAGTAAAGGAAACGGCACAGACATAAGCAGGAAAAACAGCACTAACTCTAAATCTATTCAGACAGAcgtgtga